One part of the Gossypium raimondii isolate GPD5lz chromosome 1, ASM2569854v1, whole genome shotgun sequence genome encodes these proteins:
- the LOC105773012 gene encoding 3-ketoacyl-CoA synthase 9: MNGEKNSSNNRVLKLKYVKLGYHYLITHLLKLCLVPLMAVIIVQASRLSLNDIHQTWLHLEHNLVYVVVLSAFVLVGSTVYFMTRKRSVYLVDYACYLPPSKLKMEHDRFMKHCKLMGCFDETSLVFLDKILGRSGLGEETCAPEAMHCLPPKPSMEAARQETEQVMFGALDTLFANTNVKPKDVGILVVNCSLFNPTPSLSSMIINKYKMRGNIKSFNLGGMGCSASVISVDLAKDMLQVHRNNYAIVVSTENITQNWYFGNKKAMLLPNCLFRIGGAAVLLSNKSVDRRRSKYKLIHVVRTHCGANDEAFNCVRQEQDDIGKTGVSLSKDLMTIAGNALKSNITTLGPLVLPISEQILFFVTLVANKLINAKIKPYIPDFKLAFEHFCIHAGGRAVIGELEKNLYLLQVHVEASRMTLHRFGNTSSSSIWYELAYIEAKGRMRKGDRIWQIAFGSGFKCNSAVWLALKNVKPSCNSPWEGCIHRYPVQLSL, encoded by the coding sequence ATGAATGGTGAAAAAAACAGTTCAAACAATAGGGTACTTAAATTAAAGTACGTTAAACTTGGTTACCATTATCTCATAACACACCTTTTAAAGCTTTGTTTAGTCCCTTTAATGGCTGTTATAATCGTTCAAGCATCGAGGTTAAGCCTTAATGACATCCACCAAACATGGCTTCACCTTGAACATAACCTTGTCTATGTCGTCGTGTTGTCGGCTTTCGTTTTGGTCGGGTCGACCGTTTACTTTATGACCCGAAAAAGATCCGTTTATTTGGTGGATTATGCCTGTTATCTCCCTCCTTCGAAGCTAAAAATGGAACACGACCGGTTCATGAAACATTGTAAGCTAATGGGTTGTTTTGATGAGACCTCTTTGGTGTTTTTAGACAAGATTTTGGGAAGATCAGGGCTTGGAGAAGAAACATGTGCACCAGAAGCAATGCATTGTCTTCCACCAAAACCATCAATGGAGGCTGCAAGACAAGAGACAGAACAGGTAATGTTTGGTGCTTTAGATACCCTTTTTGCTAACACTAATGTTAAGCCAAAAGATGTTGGGATTCTTGTCGTTAATTGTAGTTTATTTAATCCAACACCTTCATTATCTTCAATGATTATCAACAAGTATAAGATGAGGGGTAATATTAAAAGCTTTAATCTTGGTGGTATGGGATGTAGTGCTAGTGTTATATCTGTTGATTTAGCTAAAGACATGTTACAAGTTCATCGGAAcaattatgccattgttgtTAGTACTGAAAATATTACACAAAATTGGTATTTTGGTAACAAAAAAGCAATGTTGTTACCAAACTGCTTGTTTCGAATCGGTGGTGCTGCGGTTTTATTATCGAATAAATCAGTGGACCGACGAAGAAGCAagtataaacttattcatgtgGTACGTACACATTGCGGTGCTAATGATGAGGCGTTTAACTGTGTCAGACAAGAACAAGATGATATTGGGAAAACAGGTGTTTCATTGTCTAAAGATTTGATGACGATTGCTGGTAATGCACTTAAGTCCAACATTACTACGTTAGGTCCCCTTGTTCTTCCCATAAGTGAACAAATCTTGTTCTTTGTCACATTAGTTGCCAACAAGTTGATCAATGCTAAAATCAAGCCTTATATCCCGGATTTCAAGCTCGCGTTTGAACATTTTTGTATACACGCCGGTGGGAGAGCCGTGATCGGTGAGCTCGAGAAGAATTTGTACCTTCTCCAGGTACATGTTGAAGCTTCTCGTATGACGCTTCACCGGTTCGGTAACACCTCATCGAGTTCGATTTGGTACGAGCTAGCCTATATAGAAGCGAAGGGTCGGATGCGGAAGGGGGATCGGATTTGGCAGATCGCTTTCGGGAGCGGTTTCAAATGTAACAGTGCAGTTTGGTTGGCACTCAAGAATGTTAAGCCATCATGTAATAGTCCCTGGGAAGGTTGCATTCATAGGTATCCAGTGCAGCTTAGCCTGTAA
- the LOC105773030 gene encoding 3-ketoacyl-CoA synthase 4: MRNSSKNGVQVLQPRRLPDFLRSVKLKYVKLGYHYLASHLLKLCLVPVMAAVIIKASRLSLDDIHQMWLQLEYNLVRVVVFSAIFVFGSTVYVMTRKRFIYLVDYACYLPPQHLKADHRYFMEYAKEAADFDEPTMEFLRKIMERSGLGDETGAPPSMHCFPPRPSMAAARQEAELVMFGALDTLFASTNVKPRDIGILVVNCSLFNPTPSLTAMIINKYKMRGNIKSFNLSGMGCSAGVIAIDLAKDMLQVHRNNYAVVFSTENMTQNWYSGIEKSMLISNCLFRLGGSAVLLSNKSIDRGRSKYKLVHVVRTHCGANDKAFKCVYQEEDNVGKIGVSLSKDLMAIAGNALKTNITTLGPLVLPISEQILFFVTLVAKKLFNAKIKPYVPDFKLAFEHFCIHAGGRGVIDELEKNMQLSPLHVEASRMTLHRFGNTSSSSIWYELAYMEAKGRMRKGDRIWQVAFGSGFKCNSAVWLALKNVKPSCGNPWEDCIHKYPVKLNL; this comes from the coding sequence ATGAGAAATAGTTCAAAAAATGGAGTTCAGGTCCTGCAACCTAGGAGATTGCCTGATTTCTTACGTAGTGTCAAATTAAAGTACGTTAAACTTGGTTATCATTATCTCGCAAGTCATCTTTTGAAACTTTGTTTGGTCCCTGTAATGGCGGCTGTTATCATTAAAGCATCGAGGTTAAGCCTTGATGACATCCACCAAATGTGGCTTCAGCTTGAATATAACCTCGTCAGAGTCGTCGTTTTCTCTGCTATCTTTGTCTTCGGGTCGACCGTTTATGTTATGACCCGAAAAAGATTCATTTACTTGGTGGATTACGCTTGTTACCTCCCTCCACAACACCTCAAAGCCGATCACCGGTATTTCATGGAATATGCCAAGGAGGCGGCCGATTTCGATGAGCCCACTATGGAGTTTTTACGTAAGATTATGGAAAGGTCAGGGCTCGGAGACGAAACCGGCGCTCCGCCATCGATGCATTGCTTTCCCCCACGACCGTCTATGGCGGCTGCAAGACAAGAAGCAGAACTGGTGATGTTTGGTGCTTTAGATACCCTTTTTGCTAGCACTAATGTTAAGCCAAGGGATATCGGGATTCTTGTCGTTAATTGTAGTTTGTTTAATCCAACACCTTCTTTAACGGCAATGATTATCAATAAGTATAAGATGAGGGGTAATATTAAGAGCTTTAATCTTAGTGGTATGGGATGTAGTGCTGGTGTTATAGCCATTGATCTTGCAAAAGACATGTTGCAAGTTCACCGGAACAATTACGCGGTCGTTTTTAGTACCGAGAACATGACACAGAACTGGTATTCTGGGATTGAGAAATCGATGTTGATATCGAATTGTTTGTTTAGACTTGGGGGTTCTGCTGTTTTGTTGTCGAATAAATCTATAGATCGAGGGCGGAGCAAGTATAAGCTTGTTCATGTGGTAAGGACACATTGTGGTGCTAATGACAAAGCATTTAAATGTGTCTATCAAGAAGAAgataatgttgggaaaattggGGTTTCATTGTCTAAAGATTTGATGGCAATTGCTGGTAATGCACTTAAGACCAACATCACTACATTGGGTCCCCTTGTTCTTCCTATAAGTGAACAAATCTTGTTCTTTGTCACATTAGTTGCCAAGAAGTTGTTCAATGCCAAAATCAAGCCTTATGTTCCGGATTTCAAGCTCGCGTTCGAACATTTCTGTATCCATGCCGGAGGGAGAGGCGTGATCGATGAGCTCGAGAAGAATATGCAACTTTCTCCATTACATGTCGAGGCCTCCCGTATGACACTCCACCGTTTCGGTAACACCTCATCGAGTTCGATCTGGTACGAGCTGGCTTATATGGAGGCGAAGGGTCGGATGCGTAAAGGGGACCGTATTTGGCAAGTTGCTTTCGGGAGCGGTTTCAAATGTAACAGTGCAGTTTGGTTGGCCCTCAAGAATGTTAAGCCCTCATGTGGTAACCCTTGGGAAGATTGCATTCACAAGTATCCAGTGAAGCTCAATCTGTAA
- the LOC105773004 gene encoding LOW QUALITY PROTEIN: 3-ketoacyl-CoA synthase 4 (The sequence of the model RefSeq protein was modified relative to this genomic sequence to represent the inferred CDS: inserted 3 bases in 2 codons; substituted 1 base at 1 genomic stop codon), translating into MKNSSKNGVQVLQPRRLPDFLRSVKLKYVKLGYHYLISHLLKLCLVPVMAAVIIKASRLSLDDIHRMWLQLEYNLVSVVVFSAIFLFGSTVYVMTRKRFIYLVDYACYLPPQHLKTDHRYFMEYAKEAADFDEPTMEFLRKIMERSGLGDETGAPPSMHCFPPRPSMAAARQEAELVMFGALDTLFASTNVKPRDVGILVVNCSLFNPTPSLTAMIINKYKMRGNNKSFNLSGMGCSASVIAIDLAKDMLQVYRNNYAVVFSTENMTQNWYAGTEKSMLITNCLFRLGGSAILLSNKSGDRGRSKYKLIHVVRTHCGAIDKAFKCVYQEEDNVGKIGVSLSKDLMAIAGNAFKTNITTLGPLVLPISEQILFFVTLVAKKLFNAKIKPYVPDLKLAFEHFCIHAEGGVIDELEKNMQLSPLHVEASVXRSTXFGNTSSSSIXYAVAYMEAKSRIVKGSCWQVAFGSGFKCNSAVWLALKNVKPSCGNPWEDCIHKYPVKLNP; encoded by the exons ATgaaaaatagttcaaaaaatgGGGTTCAGGTCCTGCAACCTAGGAGATTGCCTGATTTCTTACGTAGTGTCAAATTAAAGTACGTTAAACTTGGTTATCATTATCTCATAAGTCACCTTTTGAAGCTTTGTTTGGTCCCTGTAATGGCGGCTGTTATCATTAAAGCATCGAGGTTAAGCCTTGATGACATCCACCGAATGTGGCTTCAGCTTGAATATAACCTCGTCAGCGTCGTCGTTTTCTCTGCTATCTTTCTCTTCGGGTCGACCGTTTATGTTATGACCCGAAAAAGATTCATTTACTTGGTGGATTACGCTTGTTACCTCCCTCCACAACACCTCAAAACCGATCACCGGTATTTCATGGAATATGCCAAGGAGGCGGCCGATTTCGATGAGCCCACTATGGAGTTTTTACGTAAGATTATGGAAAGGTCAGGGCTCGGAGACGAAACCGGCGCGCCGCCATCAATGCATTGCTTTCCCCCACGACCGTCTATGGCGGCTGCAAGACAAGAAGCAGAACTGGTGATGTTTGGTGCTTTAGATACCCTTTTTGCTAGCACTAATGTTAAGCCAAGGGATGTCGGGATTCTTGTCGTTAATTGTAGTTTGTTTAATCCAACACCTTCTTTAACGGCAATGATTATCAATAAGTATAAGATGAGGGGTAATAATAAGAGCTTTAATCTTAGTGGTATGGGATGTAGTGCTAGTGTTATAGCCATTGATCTTGCAAAAGACATGTTGCAAGTTTATCGGAACAATTACGCGGTCGTTTTTAGTACCGAGAACATGACACAGAACTGGTATGCTGGGACTGAGAAATCGATGTTGATAACGAATTGTTTGTTTAGACTTGGGGGTTCTGCTATTTTGTTGTCGAATAAATCTGGAGATCGAGGGCGGAGTAAGTATAAGCTTATTCATGTGGTAAGGACACATTGTGGTGCTATCGACAAAGCATTTAAATGTGTCTATCAAGAAGAAgataatgttgggaaaattggGGTTTCATTGTCTAAAGATTTGATGGCAATTGCTGGTAATGCATTTAAGACCAACATCACTACATTGGGTCCCCTTGTTCTTCCTATAAGTGAACAAATCTTGTTCTTTGTCACATTAGTTGCCAAGAAGTTGTTCAATGCCAAAATCAAGCCTTATGTTCCGGATCTCAAGCTCGCGTTCGAACATTTCTGTATCCATGCGGAGGGAGGCGTGATCGATGAGCTCGAGAAGAATATGCAACTTTCTCCATTACATGTCGAGGCCTCCGTATGACGCTCCAC GTTTGGTAACACCTCATCGAGTTCGA TGTACGCAGTGGCTTATATGGAGGCGAAGAGTCGGATCGTAAAGGGATCGTGTTGGCAAGTTGCTTTCGGGAGCGGTTTCAAATGTAACAGTGCAGTTTGGTTGGCCCTCAAGAATGTTAAGCCCTCATGTGGTAACCCTTGGGAAGATTGCATTCACAAGTATCCAGTGAAGCTCAATCCGTAA
- the LOC105773018 gene encoding 3-ketoacyl-CoA synthase 9 has translation MNGEKNHSNNRVLKLKYVKLGYHYLITHLLKLCLVPLMAVIIVQASRLSLNDIHQTWLHLEHNLVYVVVLSAFVLVGSTVYFMTRKRSVYLVDYACYLPPSKLKVEHDRFMKHCKLMGCFDETSLVFLDKILGRSGLGEETCAPEAMHCLPPKPSMEAARQETEQVMFGALDTLFANTNVKPKDVGILVVNCSLFNPTPSLSSMIINKYKMRGNIKSFNLGGMGCSASVISVDLAKDMLQVHRNNYAIVVSTENITQNWYFGNKKAMLLPNCLFRIGGAAVLLSNKSVDRRRSKYKLIHVVRTHCGANDKAFNCVRQEQDDIGKTGVSLSKDLMTIAVANKLINAKIKPYIPDFKLAFEHFCIHAGGRAVIDELEKNLHLLPVHVEASRMTLHRFGNTSSSSIWYELAYMEAKGRMRKGDRVWQIAFGSGFKCNSAVWLALKNVKPSYNSPWEGCIHRYPVQLSL, from the exons ATGAATGGTGAAAAAAACCATTCAAACAATAGGGTACTTAAATTAAAGTACGTTAAACTTGGTTACCATTATCTCATAACACACCTTTTAAAGCTTTGTTTAGTCCCTTTAATGGCTGTTATTATCGTTCAAGCATCGAGGTTAAGCCTTAATGACATCCACCAAACATGGCTTCACCTTGAACATAACCTTGTCTATGTCGTCGTGTTGTCGGCTTTCGTTTTGGTCGGGTCGACCGTTTACTTTATGACCCGAAAAAGATCCGTTTATTTGGTGGATTATGCCTGTTATCTCCCTCCTTCGAAGCTAAAAGTGGAACACGACCGGTTCATGAAACATTGTAAGCTAATGGGTTGTTTTGATGAGACCTCTTTGGTGTTTTTAGACAAGATTTTGGGAAGATCAGGGCTTGGAGAAGAAACATGTGCACCAGAAGCAATGCATTGTCTTCCACCAAAACCATCAATGGAGGCTGCAAGACAAGAGACAGAACAGGTGATGTTTGGTGCTTTAGATACCCTTTTTGCTAACACTAATGTTAAGCCAAAAGATGTTGGGATTCTTGTCGTTAATTGTAGTTTATTTAATCCAACACCTTCATTATCTTCAATGATTATCAACAAGTATAAGATGAGGGGTAATATTAAAAGCTTTAATCTTGGTGGTATGGGATGTAGTGCTAGTGTTATATCTGTTGATTTAGCTAAAGACATGTTACAAGTTCATCGGAAcaattatgccattgttgtTAGTACTGAAAATATTACACAAAATTGGTATTTTGGTAACAAAAAAGCAATGTTGTTACCAAACTGCTTGTTTCGAATCGGTGGTGCTGCGGTTTTATTATCGAATAAATCAGTGGACCGACGAAGAAGCAagtataaacttattcatgtgGTACGTACACATTGCGGTGCTAATGATAAGGCGTTTAACTGTGTCCGACAAGAACAAGATGATATTGGGAAAACAGGTGTTTCATTGTCTAAAGATTTGATGACGATTGCTG TTGCCAACAAGTTGATCAATGCTAAAATCAAGCCTTATATCCCGGATTTCAAGCTTGCGTTTGAACATTTTTGTATACACGCCGGTGGGAGAGCCGTGATCGATGAGCTCGAGAAGAATTTGCACCTTCTCCCGGTACATGTTGAAGCTTCTCGTATGACGCTTCACAGGTTCGGTAACACCTCATCGAGTTCGATCTGGTACGAGCTAGCCTATATGGAAGCGAAGGGTCGGATGCGGAAGGGGGATCGGGTTTGGCAGATCGCTTTCGGGAGCGGTTTCAAATGTAACAGTGCAGTTTGGTTGGCACTCAAGAATGTTAAGCCATCATATAATAGTCCCTGGGAAGGTTGCATTCATAGGTATCCAGTGCAGCTTAGCTTGTAA